The Salvia splendens isolate huo1 chromosome 20, SspV2, whole genome shotgun sequence nucleotide sequence TAAGGAAATGGTGGTGGGGGATATCATTACTTATAACACGTTGATTACAGGGTACGCGAAAGAAGGGATTCGTGAAGAAGCCATAAAGCTTTTTTCAGAAATGCAGCATTTTGGTTTTAGGCCGTCGGATTTCACTTTTGCGGCCCTTTTACATGCATGTGCTGGAATGGATGGTGCAATCCTCGGGCAACAGGTTCATGGTCTGGTGATCAAGACAAACTTCCATTGGGATGTATTTGTTGGCAACGCGCTTCTTGATTTTTACTCCAAGCAAGATTGTATGGAAGATGTGAGGAAGTTGTTTTATGAAATGATGGAGCTGGATGGTGTATCTTACAATATTTTCATCACAAGTTATGCATGGAATGGAAAAATTGAAGAGGTTTTCGAGCTCTTCAGAGAGTTACAGTTGAGCAAGTTCAGTAGGAGAAACTTTCCCTTTGCAACTTTGTTGAGTATAGCGGCAAATACGCAAGATATAGAGATGGGAAAGCAGATCCATGCACAGACACTTTTGACGACAGCTGATTCAGAGAATCAAGTAGGGAATGCCCTCGTTGACATGTATGCCAAATGTGGCAGATTTGATGAAGCAGATGTtatatttaagaatttggctAGCAAAAGCTCGGTTTCCTGGACAGCTATGATATCAGCCTATATTTATCTAGGCCTCCATGACGAAGCCCTTAAGCTGTTCAATGAGATGCGAGGGAATGATGTCCGTGGGGACCAAGCAACATTTGCTTCTGTTTTGAGAGCTGCAGCGAACCTGGCCTTAGTTTCACTTGGGAAGCAATTGCACTCGTGCATCATTGGTGCTGGATTTATGTCAAATGTCTTCTGTGGTAGTGCACTCCTAGACATGTATGCTAAATGTGGATCTTTGAAGGATGCGGTCGTAGTTTTCAAAGATATGCCTGAGAGAAACACAATATCATGGAACGCTCTGATATCTGCATATGCTCAGAACGGAGATGGTAAAGCCACTCTGAGGTCCTTCGAAGAGATGATAAAGTCAGGTCTTCATCCCGATCCAGTTAGCTTTCTTAGTGTTTTGACTGCCTGCAGCCACTCGGGGCATGTTGATGAAGCGTTAGAGCATTTCAATCTCATGACCCAAACTTACAAAGTTGTTCCAAGGAAAGAGCACTATGCCTCGTTGGTAGATGCCCTATGCAGACGGGGCAGATTTAATGAAGCAGAGGTGTTCATGGCCCAAATGCCGTTCACACCAGATGAAATCATATGGTCGTCCATTTTATATTCATGCAGGATCCATAAGAATCAAGAGTTAGCTAAGAAAGCAGCGGATGAACTCTTTAAGCTAGATGAGCTTAGGGATGCTGGTGCCTATGTTACCATGTCTAATATTTATGCAGAGGCGGGAGACTGGGAACACATGGCAAAGGTGAAGAAGGCTATGAGAGATCGTGGAGTACGTAAAGTGGCTGCTTATAGCTGGGTTGAAATTAAACAAAAGGTTCATGCCTTCACTGCCAATGATAGGACTCATCCACTTAGTGAGGAGATTACGAGAAAGATAGACATTTTGACGGAACAGATGGAAAGGGAAGGATACAAGCCTGATGTTAGTTGTACTCTTCAAAATGTGAGTGACAAACTAAAAGCAGAATCACTAAAATATCACAGTGAAAGGCTGGCAATTGCGTTTGCACTCATAACTACTCCAGAGGGATCGCCTATACTGGTGATGAAAAACCTAAGAGCTTGTGTAGACTGCCATGCTGCTATAAAAGTGATCTCAAGAATTGTTAAACGGGAAATTACTGTTAGGGATTGTAATAGGTTCCATCATTTTAAAGATGGAGTATGTTCGTGTGGTGATTATTGGTGATCTATATTCGTCCACACATGAACGGTTATACATTGGTTGTTTTAGCTCAACCCATTAGCTTCCTCGTTTGAAAGAACAATAGTGGCGACAAGGTTATATCCGGACCATAGGATGACGAGGCTCCTTACGAGTGTCAAGCTTCTTGGTGGCTGCTCAGGTTTGATTTTCCTCtctaaaaataatttaagtGCTTCGAATCTCTTTATGGGTGCAGTTCTTACCCATACTTGTGTAATGGTCAGTTTTGCATTCTTGATATAGAAGAATTACACTGTTGGTGTTAGTGAAATTATAACATAGTTAACACTTTAAAtggtttgattttattctataTAGAACTGCCACCTCGATGGAATGTGTAAGCTAATTTGGAGAAGGATAtcttttgttattgttttatGAGATGTACATGTGTGATAATGTTAAGCAAagaagaaataatattttcaacctTGATTTCTATTTGATTATTGTTGTTAATATGTTTATTATTTGTATTGTCTTGTTCTAATTTAGAATGAAAATATTGGTTTGTACCTTTCTTTTCCTGGCAACAATAATTGCTTTTTAAATGAATATGCCTCAAAACTAAGTTGAGTTGGCGGCTTTTGTGCGAAATTTTCTGTGTTGTGAACGTGAAGgctgttaattatggagccttcGTCGACtacaacattagtttgatattgtccgctttggatcaagcccgcacggatttatttttgggtcactcccaaaaggcctcaaactaattgaggttggacaggaattatatacaccttccaacttctttcactcatccgatgtgggatgggtttgtaacccaacaaacctccatACAATGCAAAAGAATATCTTTGATATGATTCAAAACTCTTCCCAGCCTTTGCTAGAATTGACTAAAACTTGCATTTATGAAATCTGTTAGATGACCACACAGGTTGGTCAGTATCTCAGTTGAAATTGATGCTTTCATTAATCTTGTGAGAAATGGCAtcctaaataaaattattttgcaTACATTGGTGAAGTTTAATTTCACCAACTTATGCTCTTTCTCCTTCTCCAACAGCTGGACTATTTGTTTATGACACTAATACGGCCTTCTTGTGCACTGAAGTAAATACTCAGATTGACTGTTTGTTGCAGATTCTGTTGAGAATATTGATGCTAGGCTATGCTCTTTCAAAGATGGAAAAAGCACAAAGTTGTTCCCAGTAAACGTTTCGTACTGAGGATGAGGGAAGCCTCACTCTTCCCCAAGTACGTCATTTTCCCTAAACCTGCTTGCTTGATCatatttcatactccctccgtcccataaaaatatgtgcacttttcattttcgtccgtcccacaaaaatatgtgaattccatttttagaaagttatattaatttaataatgtaggtcccattatccactaacactgctaaaactatcattctcctcctctctcttactttaccataccattctcctCCTCACTTACTGTCAGATATTTCATTGCCCTCAAGTGAAACTTCAAAATTTAGATTCAGAGTCATCACTACTTGAAAATTTATCTTGTAAATGATGCTTCCTGACATTAAAAGCTTGTTGAGCATGATATATAATCAGCCAATTTCTGGTAGCGCATTCTGAGAAAAGTAAAGCTGAACtacatatataaatttgaataaGCATCATTCACCTGTTCACCCGAACAGTATCAGGTATTGGCTGTATCAATTAGAGCGCATACCAATTGAGTGAGAATTTAGTGTAGTATAGATAGATTGGCTTTGCATCATCTTATACAACTGTGAGTTTTATGCACATTAAGGTGTATAACGTATAACTTACTCCAAACCATTCT carries:
- the LOC121782935 gene encoding putative pentatricopeptide repeat-containing protein At2g01510, producing MKDWAHTRSLWFFRKATYFNGKGCNFSSFGSNLVDARSIKTGFDLEISRYNFQLKHLVAQSKLSEASKLFDEMPRRNICSVNMMISCHVKSGNLAYAHQLFDGMGDRTAVSWTILMGGYARSNKPMGAFNLYAEMFRSGMKPDHVTVTTLLSSYDETVARNDVHQVHSHITKLGFGCDLGVCNSLIDAYCKSRNLSLAFQLFKEMVVGDIITYNTLITGYAKEGIREEAIKLFSEMQHFGFRPSDFTFAALLHACAGMDGAILGQQVHGLVIKTNFHWDVFVGNALLDFYSKQDCMEDVRKLFYEMMELDGVSYNIFITSYAWNGKIEEVFELFRELQLSKFSRRNFPFATLLSIAANTQDIEMGKQIHAQTLLTTADSENQVGNALVDMYAKCGRFDEADVIFKNLASKSSVSWTAMISAYIYLGLHDEALKLFNEMRGNDVRGDQATFASVLRAAANLALVSLGKQLHSCIIGAGFMSNVFCGSALLDMYAKCGSLKDAVVVFKDMPERNTISWNALISAYAQNGDGKATLRSFEEMIKSGLHPDPVSFLSVLTACSHSGHVDEALEHFNLMTQTYKVVPRKEHYASLVDALCRRGRFNEAEVFMAQMPFTPDEIIWSSILYSCRIHKNQELAKKAADELFKLDELRDAGAYVTMSNIYAEAGDWEHMAKVKKAMRDRGVRKVAAYSWVEIKQKVHAFTANDRTHPLSEEITRKIDILTEQMEREGYKPDVSCTLQNVSDKLKAESLKYHSERLAIAFALITTPEGSPILVMKNLRACVDCHAAIKVISRIVKREITVRDCNRFHHFKDGVCSCGDYW